Part of the Odontesthes bonariensis isolate fOdoBon6 chromosome 15, fOdoBon6.hap1, whole genome shotgun sequence genome, AATaccttcaaaataaattggataaaacaatttcttaaaAACCCATCCTCAACATGGAACTTTATCCCAAACTTCCTATTTTCTAAACTTAGTGGCCttaaatttattttactttGCAACTACAGCATTGAAAAGATTCCTCTAAAGCTTTCTAATTTCCATAAACAAATGCTTCTTTCTTGGACTTTAATTTATAAGCACAATTTCTCACCTCACAGATATTATATCTGGAACAATAGAGATatattatacaaaagaaaatctttatttttggaAAAATGGTTTGACCatggtatttatttagtcaAGCAGCTTCTCAACTCTAATGGCTTTTTAATGTCTTACTCTGAATTTCTCAACAAATACAGTATCCCCATTTCGCCAAAGGAATATGCTATTGTTTTTGACGCTGTTCCGTCTGGTGTGATTATGCTACTTAAAAGCTCCATTACATCTGAACTGTCTTTTTTGGAATTAGACCCTGCTGTCACTACTGTTGGTCAGATTTGCTTTTCTACGAAGAAAAGTAATAACAACTGTAATATACGTGCTTTATTTCAAAAAGACTTAATCTCTGTTCCAAATGTAGTTTCTcactggaatagccttacttcaGACTTGAACTGGAAAAGAATCTGGTGCCTTCCTTTTAAATTTCTGATTACAAACAAGATTAAAGAAGTTTCTTTTAAAATGATTCATAGAGTTTATCCCTGTAAATTATTTTTATGTAGATACAAAAAAGACATTGCTGTGGACTGTTCATTCTGCAACCAATGTGAAGAAGATCTTTATCATCTGTTCTGGTCCTGCCCTGTTTCATGTGCTTTCTGGCAAGATGTTTGTACATTTATTTCCCTGAATATCTTGTCTGATGTGTCTCTTTCATATGTGAATGTGCTGTTTGGGTTCCACTCCTATCCTGCGATCAACAAAGATCATTATTACCTCAACAACTTGCTTACTCTACTTGCAAAATACCACATACACAAATCCAAATTCTCTAATCACAATccatcatttttaatttttgagAAGGAACTCAAGCAATACTTTACAACAATCCAATATTCTTCAAACAAAAAAGCCATCAAGACCACTGAGCTATGCattttatataatattttaCTGGACTAATTTAACAAAGCTTATATATTATTTTGAACACTGTGACCCCTGGCATTGTAATGTTCTTTGAATTTAACAATATGTGAATGTAATACTATGAATACCTAACTGTTTTTTGAATTTGTAATGACCaatttttcaataaagtttattaaaaaaaaaaaaaaaaaaacagagagtctctattatgagtaAAAGggctgtaaaagggctgtgaccgaacttcccgaccaaaacttttatgggcggggctaagttcggctggcacccaggctagcacATCTGCGCTCAGTCAGTGATCTCTGCATCAAGGAAGAGGAGGTAAGAGTGATTTATTAAAGACATGTATGTTTTTTGTGaatcatgcatgttttttttgtttttttttcttttcttcttctgcaacTGGAGGTTTTGGTGCTGCTGCTTTTAACTTTCGCTCATCTCACAAATTTCCTCTAGGACAGAAAAACGAATTAAAACGCAAACAGTACCCATGAACAGGTGATGCGAAAAATACTCTAgttttggtttattttgcttgatctttattcatttttatgttaGGCGTGACTTTACTTTGTCAGGAAATCGAAACTTATCACCGCCATGACGCTACGACGCTGAAGTTTGCCTTCCGATTTGCGAATTATATGGATGAGCATAAAGGGCAATTAAACTGCATTTTTCGTAACTTGAGCACCTTAGACTATATCCTGTGTGAAAAAAACATTacagttagactgctcaaatctgcatataattattctaaagagggtacagagtctttaataCACATTTTaggatttgtgaaaactttatttggtcggTGAAAATGCAAAAAGGCCATCGGagctttctatttttttcatttggaccatccaaaagcagaacctgtatgaaaaataattaaatatgggcTGAATTATTCAGCACATGATGTAAATTCTATCAAACACACAAGTGCAAATAAGACTACAGCAACAAGTGATGAAAAACGTGCACTCAGACCCCGAATCACCTGTTGCTACACCGCCTCCCCGGTAAGAATAGGATCAATCCTGCAGGTTACTAAAGACTGAAGAGTGaacatcaatttaaaaaaacagctgaaataatTGAAAATCTTGGAGTCTGACATTAAAACCAAACTGAAAGCTGTATGAGTCATTGTGTTTCAATCGttcacaaaaagaacaaactgTAATTTTGTCAAccttacattttatttaattaattctggtttttctttctgtcttgtcTTTGTAGATTCAATCGTTAGTAAACAGCAAAGTTTCCTTCAGTATCTTCAAGAAGCTCACATCAGCAGACAAGATGTCCAATCTGATATCTCAGCTAAACAGGAACCGGCAGAGAACTATCTGCTCTCAGCTGAAAAGTGTCaaactaaagctgctgtacaaaGCCAGCGTCCACGGTTTCACCGGTGCTGCCTTCCATCAGCAATGTGACAACCACTCCCCCACAGTGTCTGTGGGCTATAACGCCTCTGGCTATGTGTTTGGAGGCTACACCAGACAACCTTTTTGTCAGTCTGGGCAGTATGTGAATGATGACCAGGCCTTTCTTTTCACCTTCAGTGGAGAAAAGCTCCTCAAATATCCAGTTGCTAATGCTCCAAATGCAGTGAAAATGATCAACACCTGTGGTCCTTATTTTGGAGAAGCATTGGTTCTTGTCAATGGAAACAAACCAGTAGTGATCAGCAGTCCAGGCAATCATTATAACTTCACTGCTGCAGAAATGCACGGCAAtgacctcaacctgactgagTGTGAAGTCTACCAGGTGGAGGGTAAGTTCTCTATAAAAATGTGGATTTTGTTGTCATAGACATTTATCAGAATAATACTGCTGCATTTAATAAATAACAATCTAGTATTTAATGCAGTATTTCATGTATTGCTGGAACACAAAAACTAATTAGCTGACACCTAATCCGGTCTTAGGTAGAATATAAACAGCATGTGGGGAACAGGGCAGAGTGTTATACTTTTCACTTTGAATCACATAATTCTAATGACACTACGTTCTTTAGATAAGTTATGTAGAACCACCAAAAAGACAACAGTTGAATATATAGTTGTGTATTTCTCACTTATTCACTAAGATTGTTGCATAAATGAGTTTTTCTCTTCAACAGAAACCACTGAACTTGAGAGGCCATGGAGGGCTGTAACCTGGGAATCTAAGTAAGTTGGACCATCACACCATGTCATTAACATTTATTAcattaaaacaagttaaaacactAGCAACTCAaaaagtcattaaaaaaaaaaccttgttttagGCTACTTAGGTTTGAAAAAATTTCACACAATGAGCCAATCAAAATTTCAGTGTAAACTTAACATCCCTCTTCAAGTTTAACTGCCTCGCCCTCTGAGCTCACCTGCTGGCATCCAACCAGCTGGGCTGCTTGGAAATGTTCTGTTGTCAGCTGTACTGATATGCATGAATCCTACATCTGTCCTCAGCCTCAGAGGATTTAAGAGCTCAGAGAAACTATGTAACTATGAGAGTAATGTTTTGTGCTGCAACCAGTTTTTGTTAGGCTATGTTTATTTTGCTCATATGTGACCTGGAGCAGATTTATTTCATGACAGTATGAACAGCACAAGTCACACGAAATACGATTTTTTTCAATCCCGATTTATGCCACTTAGGAACGGGGTCATAAATCGGACACAACACCAGTCCTCTCCTCACTGGTTTCCTACATTGAAAGCAGTGTATCACTCTCAGTGtgttaatattacattattaatttttttggggggggctttttatgcctattgtataggacagtggagagagacaggaagcagagggcagagagagggggaataacacgcagcaaagggctgtccgatCAAGGATTCGAAACATTGACATGTTTTGAATGAAGATGTCGGTCTCCAAGTGCAGTTACTTAAAATGAATATTTACAAAAATGTAAACACAGTGATCAATAGTACACATGTATTACTACGAGTTACACTGTGTACATCTCTAGCTCGGTCCattactgttgatgagaaagcattgttgtTAACGtacagctacactgctaaaTAATTTCCCTCTTGGATCAATACAGTAACTatctatatttatatgtaaagtATTTTTTAGTATGTCTCCTTTAAATTTCATCATGTCTTTGTACAGAAAGAGGACCGAGCTGATGGAGAGCATTAAAACTTACAAACCCACAGTCAGTTCTGTGTCCCAGGCCCGGGTTTTACTCATTGGACCAGTTGGAGCTGGAAAGTCCACCTTCTTTAACTCCATCAACTCAGTATTCAGAGGCCACGTCACCAGCCAGGCCATATCAGGCAGCTCCACCACCAGCCTCACCACACAGGTCTGTGCCATCCTCTCAGTTGCTTCTGTTTCCAGCGTTCGATGTGGAAATGAAAATACTGCCCCAGCATCTCTTTTGCTCTACTACTCCATCTCTTTCTGCCCAACAGTTTCGCACCTACTCTCTGAAGGCTGGGCGAGAAGGGAAGCCTCTGCCAATCATCTTGTGCGATACCATGGGGCTGGAGGAAGGCAAAGGGGCGGGGCTGGATATAGATGACATCAGCAGCATCCTCGAAGGTCACCTGCCCAACTGCTACCAGGTACAGCATTTCATAACATTCTGCATTCTATGAACTGAAACATGGATTTGGCTGTGGCTCACTCAAACTGCTCTGTTGTTTTTCCTGAAACATGGACTCAGTTCAACCCCTCCGCTCCTCTGCATTCAGAGGTTCATGGCTATCGCAAGTCCCCAGGTCTCAGAGACAAGATCCACTGTGTGGCTTATGTTATCGATGCCTGCAAGATCTCCATCATGCCTGcaaagctggaggagaagctggATGCTATCCGCAGAAAGGTCAACTTGAAGGGTCAGTAGAACCGACTCCTGCTTCGGTGATTGTAATTTTAAGCACGGACAGTTTTCCATTTTTAAAAGCTAATCTAAACCACgacaaattatttttaaaagcaCTCAGTCCGTGCCTCAGAATGCTGACGGCATTTTGGAAATGCTCTCTGCTTGTTTTCTAGGTATTCCTCAGCTGGTTCTGCTTACCAAAGTAGATGAAGCCTGCCCTTTGGTGAAAGAGGATGTGACCAAAATCTATGCGAGTGGCTACATAAAAGACATGGTGAGcattttaaaacagaaaatacttGCAGATTAGACTTTTAAGTCGTTTGTTTAAAACTTTTTGTACTGTGCTTTGTGTGATCCAGTTGCAAGAGGCCAGTGAGCGGCTCGGTGTGCCGCTGTCCTGCGTCGTTCCAGTAAGGAACTACAGCGAGGAGTTGGAGTTGGACCTGAACTGCGACATCCTGCTGCTCAGCGCCGTCATTCAGATGCTTCGCTTTGCTGACAACTACTTTGATGAGCTCAGTGACCGACTGAGCAGCGTTGAAATGAAAGAATGATGATAATTTGTGCAGGAGATGCAGCTGATGAATGACTGTATCCCTCAaatgtcatgtccatggggttttccccatgttatgagttcttagttttgtgtttatcatgttttagtttatttcatgccttagttttcttaGTTCTGGTCACGTCacgtcatccggctcagccgtgttttatgttaaccttgttctctgtttgaaaaataaatcaagtcttgtttttgaagtctgcatccgtgtccttatGCCTCGCAACCCACGAAACATCACATCAAAATGATGATACGACTCTGTCCCTTAGTCCCTTTGAACTTTGTACACAGCAAATAACAGCGTACATCTGAGAATGTAACACTGGTTTCTCTCTTCTTAAAAGACCACAAGGTTTTATTCTGAACTGTAATCTTTAACACATTTTGGTATGACATTAAACCTTGTTTAGCTCTACCTTCTGGCACATGCTGCTGTGTAAAGCAGTAAAAAAGCTTTTTGTACTTTTTACAAGGTTTTTGTAACTAGATTTGCTTTATGATT contains:
- the LOC142399869 gene encoding interferon-induced protein 44-like; the encoded protein is MSNLISQLNRNRQRTICSQLKSVKLKLLYKASVHGFTGAAFHQQCDNHSPTVSVGYNASGYVFGGYTRQPFCQSGQYVNDDQAFLFTFSGEKLLKYPVANAPNAVKMINTCGPYFGEALVLVNGNKPVVISSPGNHYNFTAAEMHGNDLNLTECEVYQVEETTELERPWRAVTWESKKRTELMESIKTYKPTVSSVSQARVLLIGPVGAGKSTFFNSINSVFRGHVTSQAISGSSTTSLTTQFRTYSLKAGREGKPLPIILCDTMGLEEGKGAGLDIDDISSILEGHLPNCYQFNPSAPLHSEVHGYRKSPGLRDKIHCVAYVIDACKISIMPAKLEEKLDAIRRKVNLKGIPQLVLLTKVDEACPLVKEDVTKIYASGYIKDMLQEASERLGVPLSCVVPVRNYSEELELDLNCDILLLSAVIQMLRFADNYFDELSDRLSSVEMKE